One Cupriavidus taiwanensis DNA window includes the following coding sequences:
- a CDS encoding flavodoxin family protein, with protein MPEQPPKPPTPPTPPDRPAHDAPRAPRHAGDPEDVRKGQVTSPLPREVFRQRFLARFTDPAYRGEDEALDRIERIAWDAYTESRKAPLTHKAGAGYADPDYDLSDEWRAASEAVRVAQQRQADPATRSRVLLVCAASRNDYTCPGEMSKSWRLAGRARERLEAQGIEVDLLDLSHLTSDAHLHIHPCKGCVSTAMPLCHWPCSCYPNHALGQVNDWMNEIYPRWAACHGVLIVTPVYWYQASSPLKLMMDRLVCADGGNPDPTTTHGKDVPRAKAIELSGWDYPKHLAGRAYGLVVHGDVAGIEGVRRALSDWLDWMGLIDAGAQARLDRYIGYYEPYATSHVALDRDTGVQGEVDNVARALACAVGQLRHGQLRTADHGLVPPRQK; from the coding sequence ATGCCCGAGCAGCCGCCGAAGCCCCCCACGCCCCCCACGCCCCCCGACCGGCCCGCGCACGATGCACCGCGCGCGCCGCGCCACGCCGGCGACCCCGAGGACGTGCGCAAGGGCCAGGTAACCAGCCCGCTGCCGCGTGAAGTCTTTCGCCAGCGCTTCCTGGCGCGCTTTACCGATCCGGCCTACCGGGGCGAGGACGAAGCGCTGGACCGCATCGAGCGCATTGCGTGGGACGCCTATACCGAAAGCCGCAAGGCGCCGCTCACGCACAAGGCCGGCGCCGGCTATGCCGACCCGGATTACGACCTCTCCGACGAATGGCGCGCCGCCAGCGAGGCGGTGCGCGTGGCCCAGCAGCGCCAGGCCGATCCCGCCACGCGCTCGCGCGTGCTGCTGGTGTGCGCGGCCTCGCGCAACGACTACACCTGTCCGGGCGAGATGTCGAAATCGTGGCGCCTGGCCGGGCGCGCGCGCGAACGGCTGGAAGCGCAGGGCATCGAGGTCGACCTGCTCGACCTGAGCCACCTGACCTCCGATGCGCACCTGCATATCCATCCGTGCAAGGGCTGCGTATCGACCGCCATGCCGCTGTGCCACTGGCCGTGCAGCTGCTATCCCAACCACGCGCTGGGCCAGGTCAATGACTGGATGAACGAGATCTACCCGCGCTGGGCCGCCTGCCACGGCGTGCTGATCGTCACGCCGGTGTACTGGTACCAGGCCAGCAGCCCGCTCAAGCTGATGATGGACCGGCTCGTCTGCGCCGATGGCGGCAACCCCGATCCCACCACCACGCACGGCAAGGACGTGCCGCGCGCCAAGGCGATCGAGCTGTCGGGCTGGGACTATCCCAAGCACCTGGCCGGGCGCGCCTACGGGCTGGTGGTGCATGGCGACGTCGCCGGCATCGAAGGCGTGCGCCGCGCGCTGTCGGACTGGCTGGACTGGATGGGACTGATCGATGCCGGCGCCCAGGCGCGGCTGGACCGGTATATCGGCTACTACGAGCCTTATGCCACCAGCCACGTCGCGCTCGACCGCGATACCGGCGTGCAGGGCGAAGTCGACAACGTGGCGCGCGCGCTGGCGTGCGCGGTCGGGCAGCTGCGCCATGGCCAGCTGCGCACGGCGGACCACGGCCTGGTGCCGCCGCGGCAGAAGTAG
- a CDS encoding nicotinamide-nucleotide amidohydrolase family protein: MSHGSDSSSNNVGIARYLLRHGLHVVTAESCTAGLIASRIAEVPGCGDVLRCAIVAYSPSAKEQLLHVPPETIRRHGLTSEAVSLAMARGAMQLTGADLAIANTGVADGGGDGDIPAGTQCFAWVFRRHGHAVHDVVSHVAGIEAFTETRRFAGARNAVREAAADWALARICHYHELARRGQGHGPRA, from the coding sequence ATGAGCCATGGCAGCGACAGCAGCAGCAACAACGTCGGCATCGCGCGCTATCTGCTGCGCCATGGCCTGCACGTGGTCACGGCGGAATCCTGTACCGCGGGCCTGATCGCCTCGCGCATCGCTGAAGTGCCCGGCTGCGGCGACGTGTTGCGCTGCGCGATCGTGGCCTACTCGCCGTCGGCCAAGGAGCAGCTGCTGCATGTCCCGCCCGAGACCATCCGGCGCCATGGACTGACCAGCGAGGCGGTCTCGCTGGCGATGGCGCGCGGCGCCATGCAACTGACCGGCGCGGACCTGGCGATCGCCAACACCGGCGTTGCCGATGGCGGCGGCGATGGCGATATCCCCGCCGGCACGCAGTGCTTTGCCTGGGTGTTCCGCCGCCATGGCCATGCCGTGCACGACGTGGTGTCGCACGTGGCCGGGATCGAGGCCTTTACCGAAACCCGCCGCTTTGCCGGCGCGCGCAACGCCGTGCGCGAAGCCGCGGCCGACTGGGCCCTGGCGCGCATCTGCCATTACCACGAACTGGCGCGGCGCGGGCAAGGACACGGCCCGCGCGCCTGA